DNA from Aliarcobacter skirrowii CCUG 10374:
ACCTCGAATTGAGCTAGTTATTGAATCAAACAATTTTACACTCCATAATTTTAATTTTGAGATATTACATCTTTTTTGCTTTATTTTAGATTAAATAAAAGGATTATTTTAAGTAATTTTTTAGATTAGAAAAATAACTAAAGCCCTATTCTATGGACTTTTTACTTTTTTAAACCTTAAAATTAACTAAAATCATACACCTTGAACTCTTTTGGTTCTTTTGATTCGAAAACATAATCAAATATTTTTGTAACTTTTGAGTGAAGCAAAACCCTATTTACATTTGAAGCAGTTCTTCCATATAAACTATCTCCAATAATAGGAAATCCTAAAGCTGCTAAATGAACTCTAATTTGATGAGTTCTTCCACTCTCAATTACCACTTTAACTTTTGATTTATTTCCCTCTACAAGCATTGGAATAAGAGTTGTTTTTGCACTTTTTCCATGTTTGTCTATTTTTGATTTAGCCATTCCTCTATCTTTTGTAGTTAAAATTGGTTTATCAATTACTAACTCTTCGATAACTTTTCCCTCAACAATAGCAACATACTCTTTATAAACTCTATTTTGCGCAAACTCTTTAATAGCTCTTTTTTGAAACTCTTCATTCTTTGCAAAAAGCATAACTCCACTTGTCTCTTTATCTAGTCTATTTAAAAGTATTGCATTTTCAAATTTTCTTGATACCTCATCTGCTGTTAAAAAAGCTGGTTTATCAACTGCTAAAATATCTTTATCTTCAAATATAACTTTTATTTTTGCAATATCTTTTACACTAAATTTAGTATCAACTCTTATCTCACCTCGTGCTATTAAAAGTTTTTTCCCAGAAACTGTTACTAAACCTTTATCAATAAGCTCTTTTGCCTTTGCATTTGAAATTCTCTCTTGCATTGCTAGAAGTTTATATGCTTTATCAAACTCTACTGCCATTTTTCTATCTCCTTAATTATAGGCTCAAACGAACCCTCTTTTGTAAGTTCTGGTTTTAAAAGAGTAGATGCTTTTTCAAGATACTCTTTTAACTCATTTTTTTCTATTAAATAGTAATTTTTAATGCACTCAAAAAGTGATTTTTGATTAAATATATTTTTACCACTTATTATAATATTTCCAAAATATGCTGGTTCTATTGGATTATGACCACCTACATTTGCAAATGCCCCACCAAGAATTGTAATATCCCCAATAGAGTAGATATCATTTAGCATTCCCATTTTATCAATTAAGATAATATCACTTGAAAAATCCTCTTTTAAACTATATTTATGAAAACTTATCTCTTTGTCTTTTATATAATCTTTAATTAACTCTTCAACTTTTAAAAATCTCTCAGGATGTCTTGGAACAACTATTAGTTTTCCATACTCTTTTTTATAAGAGCTCAAAACAAGCTCCTCCTCACCTTCATGTGTACTTGCTGCAACAATTACCTTTGAATTTGGTTTTTTTAAATCTAGCTTTTTTTGTGGAAGTTGTGCTAATTTTATATTTCCAATAACCTCAACATTTTTAGCCCCAAGCTCTTCTAATCTTTTTTTATCAAGTTGACTTTGTGCAAAAACTTTATCTATATTTTCAAAAATTTTTTTATAAAAAAACTTAAATCTTAAATATGATTTATAAGATCTATCTGAAATCCTTGCATTTATAAGTAAAGTTTTTGCACCTTTTCTTTTTGCGCATAAAAATAACATATACCAAAGTTCAGCCTCCATAACAACCAAAACTTTCTGTTTGCTTATCCAAAAAGGAAGGAAAATCTCAAAAGGAAGATATCTTACATTTTGGCTTACTGTTTTTGCCTCTTCAAATCCTGTATTTGTAATAACACTAATATTTGCTTTAGCTTCAAACTCTTCTATTAAAGGTTTTATAGCTTTAACTTCACCCATTGAACATGAGTGAAACCAAATACCACTAAAATCAAACTTTGAATTGTTTTTTAAAAAAAATTTTGCAGGAATTGCATCTTTATACTTATCTTCTCTTTTTTTATATAGTAAATATGGAGTCAATAATATATATGTAATTATTAAAATTAGATTATAAAAAAGGGTAAAGAGGCTCAAGCTTTAAGCCTCTTTTGTAACAGTTTCTTCTTCACCTTTATAAAGAATTCTTCCACAGTGAAGACAGTTTACAATCTCTTCACCTTTTATAACTTCTGCATAAGTTTTGTCGCTTATTTTCATAA
Protein-coding regions in this window:
- a CDS encoding pseudouridine synthase family protein, with protein sequence MAVEFDKAYKLLAMQERISNAKAKELIDKGLVTVSGKKLLIARGEIRVDTKFSVKDIAKIKVIFEDKDILAVDKPAFLTADEVSRKFENAILLNRLDKETSGVMLFAKNEEFQKRAIKEFAQNRVYKEYVAIVEGKVIEELVIDKPILTTKDRGMAKSKIDKHGKSAKTTLIPMLVEGNKSKVKVVIESGRTHQIRVHLAALGFPIIGDSLYGRTASNVNRVLLHSKVTKIFDYVFESKEPKEFKVYDFS
- the waaA gene encoding lipid IV(A) 3-deoxy-D-manno-octulosonic acid transferase, which codes for MTPYLLYKKREDKYKDAIPAKFFLKNNSKFDFSGIWFHSCSMGEVKAIKPLIEEFEAKANISVITNTGFEEAKTVSQNVRYLPFEIFLPFWISKQKVLVVMEAELWYMLFLCAKRKGAKTLLINARISDRSYKSYLRFKFFYKKIFENIDKVFAQSQLDKKRLEELGAKNVEVIGNIKLAQLPQKKLDLKKPNSKVIVAASTHEGEEELVLSSYKKEYGKLIVVPRHPERFLKVEELIKDYIKDKEISFHKYSLKEDFSSDIILIDKMGMLNDIYSIGDITILGGAFANVGGHNPIEPAYFGNIIISGKNIFNQKSLFECIKNYYLIEKNELKEYLEKASTLLKPELTKEGSFEPIIKEIEKWQ